One Halovivax ruber XH-70 genomic region harbors:
- a CDS encoding multiprotein bridging factor aMBF1, whose amino-acid sequence MVQCEMCGAETQAPKTIKVEGAKLDVCSNCTDFGTEVKTPGSTSSTSTKYSTDSSGSSSGSGSTSRSSSGGSSGGGGGRSSDMFDEMDEIAPDYDDAIRQAREEAGLSQSELANELNEKASLIRKLERGETLPSDEVQSELEQFFDLSLSASTGGSDDTEWSGGSSSGSYTLGDVVKRKD is encoded by the coding sequence ATGGTTCAGTGTGAGATGTGTGGCGCCGAGACGCAGGCCCCGAAGACGATCAAAGTCGAGGGCGCGAAGCTGGACGTCTGCTCGAACTGTACCGACTTCGGGACGGAGGTCAAGACGCCAGGCTCCACCTCGAGCACGTCGACGAAGTACTCCACCGACAGTTCGGGGTCGAGCAGTGGGAGTGGGTCCACGAGTCGGTCGAGCAGTGGTGGGAGCAGTGGCGGCGGTGGCGGCCGATCGTCGGATATGTTCGACGAGATGGACGAAATCGCGCCGGATTACGACGACGCCATTCGCCAGGCCCGTGAGGAAGCCGGGCTGAGCCAGTCAGAACTGGCGAACGAACTCAACGAGAAGGCGAGTCTCATCCGCAAACTCGAACGCGGTGAGACGTTGCCGAGTGACGAGGTCCAGTCGGAACTGGAACAATTCTTCGACCTGTCACTCTCCGCGAGCACTGGAGGGAGCGACGACACCGAGTGGAGTGGTGGCTCGTCCTCGGGAAGTTACACCCTCGGCGACGTCGTGAAACGGAAGGACTGA